From a region of the Bacteroidales bacterium genome:
- a CDS encoding response regulator has translation MNETVCQLNEFLKELKTIYGKRIASMNKRIMFLLDEKNFLPKISVKIDGDVLRKIIDVLVDNAVKYTDKGYIKIGYRILDNNVLQLFVEDTGVGFDPEVLEETTQSFSKIEGTSSDLDASNLKDIIKLANSINAKIHIESQKDMGTVVYLSVSLSSISLDKDADDPSEPVSSHSDNAFQKSKADTMTNIWKGKTILIAEDELVNYMFLEVLFEETGAVLIHAADGQQAIDAVKANPDINLVLMDIKMPNINGLDATKAIKALRPQLPVIAQTAYAMQDDEYKALQAGCNDYISKPIDANKLISLMKKYLW, from the coding sequence ATGAACGAAACAGTATGTCAGCTAAATGAGTTTCTGAAAGAGTTAAAAACTATATATGGCAAGCGCATTGCTTCTATGAATAAACGGATTATGTTTTTACTCGATGAGAAAAATTTTCTTCCTAAAATATCCGTAAAGATAGATGGTGATGTCCTCAGGAAGATCATAGATGTATTGGTTGACAATGCGGTGAAATATACGGATAAAGGCTATATAAAGATTGGCTACAGGATTTTGGATAATAATGTACTTCAATTATTTGTTGAAGACACGGGCGTAGGTTTTGATCCTGAAGTACTGGAAGAAACTACCCAAAGTTTTTCTAAAATTGAAGGTACTTCTTCCGATTTGGATGCTTCAAACTTAAAAGATATTATCAAATTAGCCAATTCTATAAACGCCAAAATACATATTGAATCCCAAAAAGATATGGGCACAGTCGTTTATCTGAGTGTTTCGTTGTCGTCTATCAGTTTGGATAAAGATGCTGATGACCCGTCAGAACCCGTTTCGAGTCATTCCGACAATGCTTTTCAAAAATCGAAAGCAGATACGATGACAAATATCTGGAAAGGAAAGACCATTCTTATTGCCGAGGATGAATTGGTAAATTATATGTTTCTGGAAGTGCTTTTTGAGGAAACTGGTGCTGTCCTTATCCATGCTGCAGACGGGCAGCAAGCTATTGATGCCGTAAAGGCCAATCCTGATATTAATCTTGTTTTGATGGATATTAAAATGCCTAATATTAACGGATTGGATGCCACAAAAGCTATTAAAGCCTTACGGCCCCAGTTGCCTGTTATTGCACAGACAGCATATGCGATGCAGGATGATGAATATAAAGCACTACAAGCCGGATGTAATGATTATATTTCTAAACCGATTGATGCTAACAAATTGATCAGCCTGATGAAAAAATACCTTTGGTAG
- a CDS encoding AhpC/TSA family protein: MKHLIGIILSVCLLYSCSDDSGYTIKGTVEGADGQTVYLQQIQNFEPVVTDSATIKKGKFEFKGTVTVPDFSILNVGNNAPLQFFIENSKINISVNKDSINASKVTGSKENDIFSEFNSGMEVFGHRIKPLNEEYMSMKIMEANDTIKEKSILDQMDQIRKERNDYMFDFVQKHPNTVVSAFIITNMLSRYISPDQLEPVINSFDDTYSQSQWVTLMKDNLATFKRTQIGQMFTDITLQSPEDQPVSLSNYAGKGKYVLMDFWASWCRPCRIANPHIVKLYDKYKNKGFEIVGISLDRNKDEWTEAIAADDLKWPHMSDLKFWQSEAAKLYSVNSIPYTILLDKEGKILEKGLHAGDLEKKLAELLD; the protein is encoded by the coding sequence ATGAAGCATTTAATTGGGATTATTTTATCAGTTTGTTTATTGTACTCATGTTCCGACGATTCCGGATATACTATTAAAGGCACTGTAGAAGGAGCGGACGGACAAACTGTTTATTTACAACAGATACAGAACTTTGAACCTGTAGTAACAGATAGTGCAACCATCAAAAAAGGAAAATTTGAATTTAAAGGAACTGTAACAGTACCTGATTTTTCTATATTAAATGTTGGAAACAATGCACCGTTACAATTTTTCATTGAAAATTCAAAAATCAATATTTCCGTCAATAAGGACAGCATCAATGCATCCAAGGTTACCGGATCAAAAGAAAATGACATTTTTTCCGAGTTCAATTCAGGGATGGAAGTTTTTGGCCACCGGATCAAACCATTGAATGAAGAATACATGTCCATGAAAATCATGGAAGCAAATGATACCATCAAAGAAAAATCCATTCTGGATCAAATGGATCAGATCCGCAAAGAAAGGAATGACTATATGTTTGATTTTGTACAGAAACATCCCAATACGGTTGTATCCGCTTTTATCATTACCAATATGTTGTCCCGCTATATCAGCCCTGACCAGTTGGAACCTGTCATCAATAGTTTTGATGATACTTACAGTCAATCGCAATGGGTAACATTGATGAAGGATAACCTGGCAACATTCAAACGTACACAAATCGGGCAAATGTTTACGGATATCACCTTACAATCTCCGGAAGACCAACCCGTTTCCCTCTCAAATTATGCAGGCAAGGGAAAATATGTATTAATGGATTTCTGGGCTTCATGGTGCAGGCCCTGTCGCATAGCGAATCCGCATATAGTAAAACTATATGATAAATATAAAAACAAAGGATTCGAAATTGTAGGTATTTCTTTAGACCGCAACAAAGATGAATGGACTGAGGCTATCGCTGCCGATGATCTAAAATGGCCTCATATGTCTGATCTAAAATTCTGGCAAAGTGAAGCCGCAAAACTATATTCGGTGAATTCCATTCCTTATACCATTCTGTTGGATAAGGAAGGAAAAATTCTGGAAAAAGGTCTTCATGCCGGGGATCTAGAGAAAAAATTAGCGGAATTATTGGATTAG
- a CDS encoding YifB family Mg chelatase-like AAA ATPase, which produces MLVKTFGSAVYGINATTITIEVNVNKGINFLLVGLPDSAVKESQQRIESALQVHGFRMPGKKVVINMAPADIRKEGSAYDLPLAIGILAASEQIKNEHLEKCMIMGELSLDGSIQPIKGALPIALQARKEGFESCILPAQNAREASVVEDIAVYGVGNIKEVIDWINGTGSLQPVQNNIGNNAPSYTGFENDFSDVKGQDNVKRAMEIAAAGGHNIILIGPPGAGKTMLSKRLPGILPPLTTDEALETTKIHSVAGKTGKDTTLITQRPFRSPHHTISDVALVGGGSFPQPGEISLAHNGVLFLDELPEFKRTVLEVMRQPLEDRVITISRARFAVEYPASFMLVASMNPCPCGFYNHPEKKCMCAPGFVQKYLNRISGPLLDRIDIHIEVVPVPFDKLSGQQTAESSFAIRKRVIAARNKQEERYTAYQGIHCNAQMNSKMLQKFCDIDISGKEMMKAAMQKLGLSARAYDRILKVSRTIADLDCSGSIQTQHLAEAIQYRSLDREGWGT; this is translated from the coding sequence ATGTTGGTAAAAACCTTTGGAAGTGCTGTTTATGGGATTAATGCAACCACCATCACTATTGAAGTGAATGTCAATAAAGGGATTAATTTCTTATTGGTGGGATTACCCGACAGCGCTGTAAAGGAAAGCCAACAACGTATTGAATCAGCCTTACAAGTACATGGATTCCGTATGCCGGGAAAAAAGGTGGTCATTAACATGGCACCAGCTGATATCCGAAAAGAAGGATCGGCTTACGATCTTCCATTAGCAATTGGTATACTGGCTGCATCAGAACAAATAAAAAACGAGCATCTGGAAAAATGTATGATTATGGGGGAGTTATCCCTTGATGGTAGTATTCAACCCATCAAAGGAGCTCTACCTATTGCCTTACAAGCCAGGAAGGAAGGATTTGAATCATGTATACTGCCTGCTCAAAATGCGCGGGAGGCTTCAGTAGTAGAGGATATTGCCGTATATGGTGTCGGCAATATTAAAGAAGTGATCGACTGGATCAACGGAACCGGATCTTTACAACCTGTTCAAAACAATATAGGTAATAACGCTCCTTCTTATACAGGATTTGAGAATGATTTTTCTGATGTAAAAGGTCAGGACAATGTAAAACGTGCCATGGAAATTGCTGCGGCAGGAGGGCACAATATCATTCTTATAGGACCTCCGGGAGCGGGAAAAACAATGTTATCAAAAAGATTACCCGGTATTTTACCTCCACTGACCACTGATGAAGCATTAGAAACGACAAAAATTCATTCTGTTGCCGGAAAAACAGGAAAAGATACCACATTGATCACTCAACGTCCTTTTCGCTCTCCCCACCATACAATCAGTGATGTAGCACTGGTTGGAGGCGGTTCTTTTCCACAGCCCGGAGAAATTTCATTAGCCCACAACGGTGTTCTTTTCCTCGATGAATTACCAGAGTTCAAACGGACCGTACTGGAAGTAATGCGTCAACCCCTAGAAGATCGTGTAATAACAATCTCACGGGCTCGTTTTGCAGTCGAATATCCTGCAAGTTTCATGTTGGTTGCTTCGATGAATCCTTGCCCTTGCGGATTTTACAATCATCCTGAAAAAAAATGTATGTGTGCCCCCGGATTCGTACAAAAATACCTGAACCGCATTTCCGGACCTTTACTCGACAGGATAGATATACATATTGAAGTGGTTCCCGTTCCTTTCGATAAACTATCAGGACAACAAACAGCCGAATCCAGTTTCGCGATAAGGAAACGTGTCATCGCAGCCCGCAACAAGCAAGAGGAACGTTACACTGCTTATCAGGGTATTCATTGTAATGCCCAAATGAATTCCAAGATGTTACAAAAGTTTTGCGATATAGACATCTCCGGAAAGGAAATGATGAAAGCAGCCATGCAGAAGCTCGGATTATCCGCACGTGCGTATGACCGGATTCTTAAGGTATCCCGCACGATCGCCGACCTGGATTGTTCCGGTTCCATACAAACCCAACATCTTGCAGAGGCCATACAATACCGCAGCCTTGACCGTGAAGGATGGGGAACATAG
- a CDS encoding HAMP domain-containing histidine kinase, with amino-acid sequence MQSVHNQLNNFLIFEKTTNPNWTEDNDDLVEPLMALRSTFFTDINLFDVHGELIATSLPDIFDKGLISTQINPDAFIKLTFSQKASIIEKEDIGKLSYTSVYEPIVDGKNNVIAFLNLPYFTQQDDLREEISSVVLAVTNFYMVIILLTVIISIVVSNQITQPLNMLQEKFRNIKLGEKNEPIRYNKNDEIGGLVKEYNRAIEELARSASRLARSERESAWREMAKQIAHEINNPLTPMKLSIQHLKRAWDNKSERFDEYMEKISHSLVEQIDALSFIATEFSNFAKMPVAQNQLIDLITRIDDVVPLFATGDNKRAFHTNYHGLQNATIYADREQISRVFINLFKNALQAIPKDRPADIHVDVLKLNQMIWVRIKDNGMGIPEEMQEKIFRPNFTTKSSGMGVGLTIVRNIIESAGGTISFRTKQNEGTTFIISFPSAETDA; translated from the coding sequence ATGCAATCGGTACACAATCAACTAAATAATTTTCTAATTTTCGAAAAAACGACTAATCCTAACTGGACTGAAGATAATGATGATTTAGTCGAACCGTTGATGGCTCTCAGAAGCACTTTTTTTACCGATATCAACCTTTTTGATGTACATGGCGAGTTAATTGCCACATCTCTTCCTGATATTTTTGATAAAGGGTTAATCAGCACCCAAATAAATCCGGATGCTTTTATAAAGTTGACTTTTAGCCAAAAGGCCTCCATCATAGAAAAAGAAGATATAGGAAAATTAAGCTATACCTCCGTCTATGAACCCATCGTGGATGGAAAAAATAATGTGATCGCTTTTCTGAATTTACCTTATTTTACTCAACAGGACGATCTCCGGGAAGAAATATCAAGTGTCGTACTGGCGGTCACCAATTTTTACATGGTCATTATCCTGCTCACGGTTATTATATCAATCGTTGTGAGTAACCAAATCACACAGCCATTGAACATGTTGCAGGAAAAATTCAGAAATATCAAGTTAGGAGAAAAGAATGAGCCCATCCGTTATAATAAAAATGATGAAATCGGAGGATTGGTTAAAGAATATAACAGGGCTATAGAGGAGTTAGCACGAAGCGCTAGCCGCCTGGCCCGTTCCGAACGTGAATCGGCCTGGAGGGAGATGGCAAAGCAAATTGCCCACGAAATCAACAACCCCCTGACGCCAATGAAATTAAGCATCCAGCATCTCAAACGTGCATGGGACAACAAATCAGAGCGTTTTGACGAATATATGGAAAAAATATCCCACTCTTTGGTGGAACAAATTGATGCTCTCTCCTTCATTGCCACAGAGTTTTCAAATTTTGCAAAAATGCCGGTGGCACAAAATCAATTGATCGATCTTATTACCAGAATCGACGATGTTGTGCCATTGTTTGCTACAGGTGACAATAAACGGGCTTTCCATACAAATTACCATGGCCTGCAAAATGCAACGATTTATGCCGATAGGGAACAGATATCCCGTGTCTTTATTAACCTGTTTAAAAATGCATTGCAAGCCATTCCCAAGGATCGTCCAGCCGATATACATGTAGATGTACTAAAGCTCAACCAAATGATCTGGGTCAGGATAAAAGATAATGGAATGGGCATTCCGGAAGAAATGCAAGAAAAAATCTTCCGTCCAAATTTTACTACAAAATCCAGTGGCATGGGCGTTGGACTAACCATTGTCCGTAATATTATTGAAAGTGCCGGAGGTACAATCAGTTTCCGTACCAAACAAAATGAAG